The nucleotide window GGGCTAACATCTGCCATCACCAatagttgcaagaaaatatggCAGGAATGACCGTGCAACCAGAAAAAATAGTAACACatactagattttctggtTGTAACTACAAAACTCATTCTCATTTTGTAATcgaaactatatttttcggttccacagttatatgtatatcattgCTCATCTTGAAATAACACATACTCGGTCTTTGAAATGGAGCTCAGAAACAAAAACCAATTCGTTGAGATTCTAACAGATTTATTTCTTGATTCACGTTCCATACTATCCATGGTAGTTTCGCAgtggaaatattttgaatttcgaatggAAATACGTACAAAAATATAGTGAAGCCCGTCTACTAGTAAGACGGGATAGTAAATCAAATAATTGCAAGACAGTAAACCTCAGTATCCATTATACATGCGGTACAGACCCCCCACGTTGTGacaacattttattattcataaagACTTTTGGCTACCACGTtacgtaattaattattcttgtaGATTATGGCAGGTAGACAGCAATTGTCGAAAAGTTGCCGCGGGCCTTCCGgccaaaaatataaaacaagaTAATTTGATGATCACTTGATGACCACTATTCATAGAGACTACATTTCGATCATATACTGAATTCATCAAATTGGATCCGAATTCTTATTTTTGCCGACGTTTAAAATCGGCGAATCCTGGTAATCGGTCCAGATTCAAATGTTCTATAGAAGAGTGTTCGAAATTTAAATGCATTGTAAAAATCGCGTCCACGTATTCCAGTGTCAGAGGAGAATTCTGAGCAACTAAGCATGTCATTCCATCTAGTGACAAGATTACGAAGTAAATTGTCAGACATGATGTCCGACCATGTGATTATATAGGTTCGCAATCCCCACGTTAGGGGGTTACAAGCAAGTATCCCACCAGAGTCCCTACAACGGGAAAACAGATCTAACAAGTATAAGTACTGAAGAAACATATTGCAATTTGGCGATAATAAATTACGTTGTATTGTAATCACGCAGCTTTATAAATATAACTCAGTAAATATCAATCTTCTGTCTCGATACTGTATTCTTAAATTTTCTTGGATGCTTCAATAGAACGTTGAGACCGCACGTAACCTAAGTACTTCTCACGGTTCTCACTTCATGTGGTTAGATTGAAGATAGTACTTTTGGCGGGAATTCAACATTCCGAACTTATTTCCGTTCCATTTCACATCCATGCGGTTTCCAACTACgtgtaataatgataaaattgatcTATTTCAGATTATAATGAGTTCACAAAAAGGCAACGCGGCGCGTTCCAGGCCACAAAAGTACCAGAATAGGCATGCTTTCAAAAACAATCTTCACGACACTAGTCACAAAACCAAGTTTATTAATGGTATAGATGTGGCGAATGTGTGCGAACGCTGCAAACAAATAATCGAATGGAAGATTAAATACAAAAAGTACAAGCCTCTAAAGGCACCGTCCAAATGTGTCAAATGTGAGCAGAAAACTGTCAAACATGCTTATCACATAATGTGCGGCCCTTGCgcgaaaaaaaacgaagtttGTCCAAAATGCGGAATCAAGAGTGAACTTATTCCTGGTAAACCAACAGTTCAAGAACAACTCAAATTGGACACCGAGTTACAAGTTATGCTGAAAGCACTGCCCGAACGGAAAAGGAGAACGTTTATTCGCTACATGAATCGAAAAGGTATGCATCATTTTTACACATATAGTATTTTGTGTGAAACTCGCGTAATTTCGAATGAACTCAAATTGTGAATTTGGCAgtatgtgtaataataaataatatcctATGTTGGTTAATCTATTCACTCGTGGTAACATAATTTTTCAGGTAAACCACAAGGAGACAACAATGAATCATCAAAATCAGAAGAAGGTATGGCAGAAGAACAGTTGGAAAATGTTGCAGAGCAGCCTAGAACTCGAGAagaattacttgaaaaattaaaatcgctAAAACTTTCGAACAATGAAGAGGATGAGATGAGTGATTTTGAAGACGAAGAACTGAGTTTGGAAGATGAtttaatgattaaaaaaaaaaaaaatgattcgatATTTAAGTAAGGAAAACTATGACTAATACTGTCAGTGTAAAATGGTTTTAATAACGAAAATATATACGGTTTAACATACAAGAACGATGTAGGTACTTCAATTATGCAGTAAATTTGTCATAATCGGAGGATCACGTtgcacaattaattcattcttAGAAGATACATTACTTTACTACAtcataattaaaacaaataacTAAGCACAATAACTACATACGTTATGATATTAGGCAGTAAACATTGGCAAGATATATGCCACAAGAATAAATTATCAACTATTCTCGAAATATAAAACGTAATACAATCCAAATAATATTCAGTATTATAAGTCCACCAACCACAGTTGTTGGAATCGAACGAGTAAATTGTTAGGAACAAAACTTATTCCTATAAATGAAACATTGTAATTCtcttacatatatttatgcaCCTTATTAAAATAGATATTTCCCATTATACATCTTGTGCGTATATGTttgtataaaagtaaaaattatactgCATATCTAGTgtaaatacaataataaatagTATTAAATTTATATCTCAAATGTAGGAAAGCTACTCAATTCAGATTTCAGTCTGTAAGGTTATCGTTATTTCTATTACCTTGCACCGGTTTAATATACTGTAATTAGTTACATTTTGTTGTAACTTGAATAGAAATAAGATTTGTACATTTTGGCAATTTCAAACTAATGGGAGAATCACAGGAAACTGTAACTTCGCATTAGGCAGAACCTGCATTCAGTTTTTGATAACTCAATCTAATACTAGAATTGTGGTTCAGTACTTTTTTAATCTTATTGCTAATATATAGaagtttaatttgaaaaaaatttaaataaaaaattcctaaGTTTTGAATTATTGCCAAGTATCTAATAAGTTTTCGGCAACGgttcaaaatttggaaaaatactgtatttaaaaataaagcTCAAAGGATCACCGTTTGGAATTTCGGGCAAGACGAATTTGCAAAGATGAATATGGATAACaactaattgaaaattgaatcagCATTCtgtttcgtttaaaaaaatattttctgtgtGGTGCCATATAATTTAACATGGCAAGACCATATGACACACCTTGCGAAGTCGTAatcatatatattacata belongs to Neodiprion lecontei isolate iyNeoLeco1 chromosome 5, iyNeoLeco1.1, whole genome shotgun sequence and includes:
- the LOC107217241 gene encoding uncharacterized protein LOC107217241, which translates into the protein MSSQKGNAARSRPQKYQNRHAFKNNLHDTSHKTKFINGIDVANVCERCKQIIEWKIKYKKYKPLKAPSKCVKCEQKTVKHAYHIMCGPCAKKNEVCPKCGIKSELIPGKPTVQEQLKLDTELQVMLKALPERKRRTFIRYMNRKGKPQGDNNESSKSEEGMAEEQLENVAEQPRTREELLEKLKSLKLSNNEEDEMSDFEDEELSLEDDLMIKKKKNDSIFK